Part of the Rhodohalobacter sp. 614A genome is shown below.
AGTATGCCCTTTTTTGATGAGATCGGTGGCTTTTTCGAGCGTTACCTTCATACCGGTTCCGTTTCTTCAACGTTGGTTTTTTGAAGTTTTTGCAGATAGGAAATCGCCGCATCCACATTCGGTATGTTTGAAATAACAAAGGTTACTGCATCATTTTTCTGGACAACCTGGTAAGGATGTTCCTTATAACTCTGAATTTTCTTTAGCGTGCTTTGGAAGAGCCCGGTGTCATAGAAATGATCACCAAGTTTACTCTCATTTTTAGGACAAAGTAACCACATTCTATCAGATCTGGCAGTCACTTTTTTGAAGAATAAGCGAGATGCAAGTAATTTGATTTTAGCCGCCTTCAATAAGTTGATGCCACTGTCGGGCATTTCTCCGAAGCGGTCTTCTAATTCTTCCTGCCACTCATCAATTTGTTTTAAACTTTCAGCTTCGGAAAGTTTTCGATATAAATTCAACCGCTCCACACTGTCTTCCACATACGAATTCTTCAGGTACGCAGACAGGTCGAATTCTACTTTTGTGTCGGGGTAATCTACCTTTTTCTCCTCATGTTTGAAGAGTGAACCGTACTCTGTTTCCTTCAATTCCCGGACGGCATCATCGAGGATTTTGGTATAGAGTTCAAATCCAATATCAGAAATGTAGCCACTTTGCTCCGCTCCGAGAATATCACCTGCGCCGCGAATATCAAGATCTCGCATCGCAATGTTGAAACCGGATCCCAGATCGGAAAATTCTTCGAGTGCAGTGAGCCGCTTTCGTGCTTCCGGGGTCAGTGTATTAACCGGCGGTGTGATCAAATAACAGTAAGCTTTTCGGTTTGAACGGCCCACACGCCCACGTAATTGATGTAGTTCAGATAAGCCAAAATTGTTGGCATTGTTGATAATAATGGTGTTTGCATTGGCAATATCGATTCCGTTTTCAACAATATTTGTAGATACAAGTACATCAAATTTATTGAGATAGAAATCCCGGATAATTTTTTCGAGTTTGGCAGGAGACATCTGTCCGTGTGCAAATCGAACCCGAATATCCGGGACGAGTTGTCGGATCATCCCAGCCATTTCTTCAATATTTTTTACCCTGTTATGAATGAAGAAAACCTGGCCGCCACGGGAAATCTCTTCAATGATAGCATCCCGAATTAATACTTCATCATAACTGTGAATTTCCGTATAAACCGGTTGCCGGTTGGGGGGAGGGGTGTTGATAATACTGAGATCACGGGCTCCCATCAGGGAAAATTGAAGTGTTCTTGGGATGGGGGTCGCGGTAAGTGTCAACACATCCACAGAAGCACGAAATTCCTTTAGTTTCTCTTTGACGGTTACACCGAATCTCTGTTCCTCATCGGTAATCATCAAACCAAGATCCTTGAACTTTATATCCTTTGAAACAATACGGTGGGTTCCGATCAAAATATCAGTCTTTCCTTCTTTGAGATCTTCGATGATCTGTTTTTGCTCCGCTTTTGATCGAAAACGGGAGATCACGTCCACTTTAACAGGATATTCCTCCATTCGGCGGCTAAATGTTTTGTAGTGCTGATCTGCCAAAATAGTCGTGGGTACTAAAACCGCAACTTGTTTCTGATCCATCACGGCTTTGAAAGCTGCACGAATGGCAACTTCCGTTTTCCCAAATCCTACATCGCCGCAAACGAGCCGATCCATTGGTTGGGAAGATTCCATATCGTTTTTCACCGCATTGATGGCATCCATTTGGTCCGGTGTTTCCTCGAACTCAAATCGTGCTTCCATCTCCGTTTGCCAGGCATTATCCGATGAATATTCGAATGCATCTTGTGCTTTTCTCTTGGCGTAGAGTTCAATCAGGTCTTTGGCAATGTCTTTAACTTTCTTCTTGGTACTTGCCTTTTTACGAGCCCATTCTCCGGAACCAAGTTTGGTTATTTTCGGAACTTTCCCCTCTTTACCGGAATATTTTTGAAGCTTGTGAAGGCTCGAAACATTCACATAGAGAATGGAGTCCTCCTGGTACCGAAGCACGGCCGCTTCCTGAACGGCTCCCCGAACTTCAATCTTTTTGAATCCCGCAAACTTCCCGATTCCATAATCTACGTGAACCACATAATCACCAATATTCAGGTCTTTCAGCTCTTTGAAAGAAATTCCACCACGAACTCTCTTCCGGTTGATTCTGGGGCGGTGATACCGGTTAAAAATCTGGTGATCCGTTAAAATGGCCAATCCGTTTTCAGGAAGCAGAAATCCTTCCTGAAGATTCTGGATGAGAACGGTGTATCGAAAATTGTTAGCCGAATCACCTAAAATATTTTCAAATCGGTCTTTTTGATTTTCGTGATCTGTTAGGATGTAAGTATGATTCCTTTTTTTTGTCTGATCAGATATAAACTCCTTGAGAAGTTTAAAACTTCCGTTGAAGGATGGGTGAGGAGATGCCTTCAACTGAATCGACTCATCCGGCTCAATCTTCTGATTGAATGTACCCAAAAGAATCATCCCGAAATTCTGGATTGTCTCATCCCATTCTGTAGTCGTTAAATATTCAGAGGAGGGTTTGGGATGATTTTCCTGATCGAGCTGCTCATAAATTTCCGTCGCTTTTTCAAAATGTTCCTGGATTTGTTCGCGGATCAGGTCTGAATCTTCAGCAGCTATAATCGAATTTTTTGGCAAATAAGACATCAAACTGTCTTTATCTCCACTTTCGGAAGTTGCGGCATTCGGAACCAATCGGGTTTCATTCAGAAAAGCAATCGATCGCTGGGAATCCGGATCGAATTCACGAATTGAGTCAATTTCATCGCCAAAGAATTCCAGCCGGACCGGGTATTCTCCCGAAAATGGAAAGACATCAAAAATACCCCCACGAATGGCAAATTCACCAGGAGCATCCACAAACCGGGTGGCCCGATAACCTTGCTCGGTAAGCTTTTCAGAGAGTTTGGCCGGAGCATGTTCGTCTCCCTTTTTCAAATGAATGGACGATTCGTAAAACTGGCTTGCAGGTACAAGTTTTTCCGTGATGGCATCCACCGAAGCGATAATTGTAAGCGACGGTTTTTCACTCAGCATCTCTAAAACTTCGGAACGCTGAACCATAACCGACATATCCACAACCTTTTCCTGATCATACGGTTTGTTTCTTGTGGGCGGAAAAAGGTAAACATTGGATGCTCCGAGATTCTCAAAATCAGATGCAACGGAAGCCGCTTTTTCAAAATCCTTTGCGATATAGAGGAGGGTTTGGGTTTTGCCCCGAATGTTTGAAAGGAGAAAATTCGCTGAAGAACCGATAAATCCCTTCCATTCGAGGATCGCTTTTCCCTCTAATTTTTCAGCAATATTTTGGGAAGAAACTCCTACGTTTTGCTGAATTGCCGATGTGATCTGGTCAATCATTTTTTGTATTCAAAAACTGTAATTCGTTTCTCTCAGGAGTAAAACAATGGGGATCGTGTGAAGAATCGTTCATTTAAAAATCCAAGTAAGAGTACCAAAATTCCCAATCCCAAATACCACGGATAGAGTTCCCGGTAATCGATGTAAATAATTTCTTCAATCTCTGATTGTTCCAGGCGGTCGATTTCATCATAAATATCAATCAGTTCCTGTAAATCAGTAGCCCGATAATAATTTCCCCCGGTTTGATTGGCTACCTGTGTTAGCATCTCTTCGTCGATATTTACTTCCACATTTTGGTAACGGCGGCCAAAAACTGGGTCGTCGACAGGGTAGGGGGCCGTTCCCCTGGTTCCTATTCCAAGCGTATAAATCCGGATGCCAAAGGTTGCAGCCATCTCACCGGCGGTAATCGGGTCAATTTCACCGGCGTTATTCATTCCGTCTGTCAGAAGAATAATTACTTTACTTTCCGCTTCGCTATCCCTCAGCCGGTTGATGGATGTTGCGATTCCCATGCCAATGGCCGTACCGTCCCGAACCATGCCAAGATTCACAGATTCCAGCATATTTTTCACCAGATCGTGATCGAGTGTGGGAGGCACAACAGTAAAACTTTCGCGTGCAAAAACGTTGATTCCTATTCTGTCTGAAATTCTTTCGTTGATAAAATCGGAAGCAACTGACTTTGCCGCTGCCAACCGGTTTGGAGAAATGTCTTCAGCCAGCATTGACGATGAAATATCAATACTTATGATGATATCAATTCCCTCGGCATTACGCTCAATATTTGAGTTTTGAAGTTGCGGCCGGGCCAATGCCATCACCAGGAGAACATAAGCGCCAATGTAAAGAATGGGTGTCAGCCAAATTAAGTAGGCCCGATAATTTCCCGGCAGTTCTTTAAAGAACTTTGTGGAAGAGAAGGTTAGGGATGGATCTTTTTTGGTAAGGACAAACCATAGCTTATACCCGATATAGAAAGGCACTAAAATCAGTAGCCAGAAAAATTCGGGATTTGCCCAACTCATGAAACTTCTTCTTTGTTTTTTATCTTATCGCCCTTCACAATTCCATGCTTTACTTCGTACTTGTACTTCATATACTTGATCTGCTCGTGATTTACAACCTCGGCCGTTTCGATAAACAAACGAGCCGTATGCAATGCTTTTTGTGCACCTTCTGTGCCCGGATTGAAATTGGCAAATTTTACGATATCCGCTTCATTCAGAACTTTTCGGGTGATGGAGATTATTTTTGGTGGAGCGTGTTCATCCTGAAGAGAAAGAGTGATCTCTGATGTTGTCATTTCAAGAGCGTGGAATTCATAAACACGTTTTATGTATAGTCGGATGGCATCTCCCAATTCAACATAGAATCTTTCAAACTGTTCAAATGTTTCAAGAAATTCCACATCAAAGAGGCCTGAAATGGTTCCTTTCAGCTCTTCAATCGGATCCGAGAAGGGGGCGGGAGGAGCCACCGGTTCAGGTTCTGGCTCTTCAGTGATTTCTCGATTGGTGTACCATCTGTAGAAATAATATCCTGCAATTAAAAGAATAATCAATCCAAGAATATACGGCCACCATGCTCGTGCAAATGAGAAGATCGGTTTCATTGGCCGGAACTCATCATCGTCGGCAGCGAGAGAAGTTTTAAAATGAAGGGGGACAGGAGTCGTGGTTACTGTGGTATCACGAGTTTCTGATTGTACGGAAATTTCTTTTGGACCTATCGTCAGATCCTCGATCCCGAAAAATTGAAGATTGTAAACAATACTGTCTCTCCCGGCGGTTGACTGATATCGCTGGACTGAATTTACCGTCAAGTCTTCTTCAAAAGATTCTTCGGTTGGGAATTCAATACTGCTGTATGAGCCGTTGAATACAATAGTGTACGTAAACTGATCGCCTACTTGCAGCGAGTCTGCATCCACATAGGTGTGGATTTGTTGAGCAGTACTGGCTGCTGAGAAGCAGAAGCTTAGAAACAGAAAGACAAAAAATGTTGCCGGTTTCACGCAGATTTAAATGATTCAGAATTAACTCTAAAAAAATTCAAGTCCTAAAGATAACGAATGCTTTAACGAAAGTGGAAACGGATTATTTAATCCACCGTTGAATTCTTATTTGATTCCACCAAGAGGATGAAAAGATGTGCCAAAAATAAAAAAAGTGAATGGGAGAACAACCCATTCGGAAAAGTATTTAGTGGAACAGTAAAAAAATCCGGTTACCAAATAACCGTTAAATGTATCAAGATTATTTACATATAGAATTCAAAATTCGGGTTAGGTAATGATCAGACTATTTACTATGAAATTGGATTATGATTCCAGTTGGAATTCTATTATTTTTGTGCGGAAATCATCTGCCGGTATAGCCCTTCAAATTCACTTTATTTATGACAAAGAAACTTATAGCGCTCGTTTTTTTACTGTCTCTGTTCATTCTCATTGCTATGAATTGGGGGAACAATGAAATTCGCTTTCCTGAAAAAGAAACTATAACCATTCAAAATTTAAGTGAGATTCCTCCTTCACCCGGCGTGGATATTTACGGGCTGACTACAGACAATTTTGAAGTTCTGGATGATGAGATTCAACGGAATGAATCGCTATATATCGTTTTGAACAGAAATGATGTTTCTCCCGAAAAGATTTTTGAGATACAACAGGCCGCAAAAGGCGAGGTGAAACTTAACCGGATGATGCCCGGACAAAAATATCGATTATACAGGGATGAGGAAGGAGTTTTTGCATTTGTGTGGCACCGGACGTCTACAGAATTTACCACCATCAACTGGAAAGATGAAATTACAATTGAGAACGGAGAAATACCTGTAGAAACAGTTATAAGAACGGTTTCCGGTACGATTCACAGTTCTCTTGCCAGTGCTTTGATGGAGCAGGAAATATCTCAGAAACTTGTAGTGGAACTCGCAAATATTTATGCCTGGACGGTAGACTTTTACGGACTACAAATGGGAGACCAGTTTAAAGCTGTGTACGAAGATCGATATGTGAATGGCGAGTATATTGGAATCGGCAAAGTAAGAGCAGCTGAATTTGTGCATCGCGGTAAAGAACTTCGTGCCTACTTTTTTGACGATGGTGAGCAAGCTGGATACTATGACAATGAAGGAAACAGTATGCGCCGTGTGATGATGCGTGTACCTTTTGAATATAATCCGAGAATTAGTTCAAGCTTTTCGAGAAACCGATACCATCCAATCCTTAAACGAAATCGCCCTCATTACGGAACCGACTACGCTGCACCAACAGGTACTCCGATACTTGCGGCAGGCGATGGTATTGTTACCGAAGCCCAGCGACGCGGGGGCAATGGAAATATTGTTCAGATCAAACATAACAGTGTTTACCGAACAGCTTACCTTCATATGAGTCGATTTGCGTCCGGAATTCGTGCCGGTGTTCGAGTGAAACAGGGACAGGTTATCGGTTATGTTGGCCAGACAGGTTTGGCGACAGGGCCACACTTATGCTACAGATTATATAAGCATGATTCACCCGTCAATTCTGTAACCTATGATTTTCCGCCATCCGAAGGTCTTAAAGATATTTACATGGATGCGTACAAAACTACTATGGTTCGTTTTGATGATATGCTCAATAGCCTGGACGCTCCTGAAGAGCTTGCGATGAATTAAAATCTCCGAATTCTTCTCTGGAAAAAGTTAATCAGAGGTTGGATGTAGGACTCATTTGTATACACATCAATGGAGTCCATTTTATTTTTCAGGAAGTATTCAGCGAGCACTTTTTTGCGATCTTCAACTCTCTTCCGGTAGGCTTCTCTAACTTTTTTACTGGATGTATCTACCAGGGCTTCCTTGCCCGATTCTGCATCCCTGAGCGGTACAATACCAATATTGGGCAAGTCTTCTTCCAGTTTGTCATTAATTACCAGATTTACAAGGTCGTGCTTGCGGGCGGTAATGCGGTGTTGCTTTTCAAAATTTTGATCCTGGAAATCGGATGCCAGCACGAGAATGGCCCTGCGTGTTAGTAACCGGTTTACATAAGACAGAGCATCTGCAATATTCGTGGTTTTTCCCTGGGGCTCGGTTGTGTAAAGTTCCCTGATGAGCCTGAGTACATGCGTACGCCCTTTCTTGGGAGGAACAACTTTTTCAACTTTATCAGAAAAAAGAACCAGTCCTACTTTGTCACCATTTTTGATGGCACTGAACGCCAGCACGGCACAAATCTCAATAGCCAGTTCCATTTTGGTTTGAGAGTGGCTCCCGAAAAATCCACTGGGTGAGATGTCCACGCAAAGCACCAGAGTCTGTTCCCGCTCTTCTTCAAAAACTTTGATATATGGTTCCGAACTTCTTGCAGTCACATTCCAGTCAATCTGCCGAACGTCATCGCCGAAGGTGTAGGCACGCACTTCGGAAAACTCCATTCCCCGGCCTTTAAATGCAGTTTGGTATTCGCCGCTGAAAATGTTATTCACCAATCCCTTGGTGTGAATTTCCAGCTTCCTGATTTTCTTTAATATCTCTTTCGAAATCATAATAAAACGTTAGGCATCAATAATACTCAGATATCCAGTTGGACTCAAAAATAATGAGTTCCGGGACCGCCTCAAAGTACACAATTCTTAACAATAGCTTAACAGTTAGGTAACGCTTTCATAAGCTCAAATGGTGAATGTATATCAGCATTAAAACCCTTTAATTGTTTAATACTTGCAACGGATGCTTATTGGAAAAGGATTCAATAAAAAGTGCGAACAGATTCTTAAAAGAGCCGCAGAAATTACTGATTACCAACCTGGACATAATATATCCGTTGAAGAACTCAATGAAGACCTAGGTTTCGGCAGGAGAGAGATTAAGTATTACTTCGAATATATGAATGATCAAAAACTGATTGAACTCACAACGATAGGCGGTCCTTTTTTATACGGACACATCTCGATTACTCTGAAGGGAATCGCCAAAATCAAAGCACTTCAAAAAAAGGAAAATAACTCCTGAGCGGGAGCCTGTTTATTGCATCAAACCGTTCCTTGGTGCCTCAATTATTCCATCCCCCCAATTAAACTTTTAGGTTAAAGTTTACTACATTTCTGAAGGAGGTTTTCATCTAAACTAAGTCAAGAAATAATGATTATCGGAGTTCCAAAAGAGATTAAAACACACGAGAACAGGGTTTCGCTACAACCGGCCGGAGTGCTTCAGATGAAAAGAAATGGGCATAAGGTTTTAGTAGAAAAGAATGCTGGTTTGGGCAGCGGATTTACGAATGAAATGTATGAAGAACGGGGGGCTACGATCATTGATGATGTCGGGAAGATATGGCAGGAAGCAGACATGATCATGAAAGTAAAAGAACCAATCAAGGTTGAATATCCGCGGATGAGGGAAGGGCAGATTATATTTACCTACTTCCATTTTGCTGCCAGCCAGGAGTTGACCGAAGCCGTTCAGAACTCCGGTGCAATTGCCATTGCCTATGAAACTGTTGAGAAGAAAGATGGTTCATTGCCGCTGCTTGTTCCGATGAGTGAAGTTGCCGGCCGTATGGCAGCACAGGAAGGCGCCAAATATTTGGAAAAAGCAACGGGTGGTCGCGGCATTCTGATGGGCGGTATTCCCGGCGTGCCTCCGGCAAATGTGATTGTACTTGGGGGGGGGATTGTAGGAATAAATGCAGCAAAAATTGCAGCAGGAATGGGTGCCAACACTACCATTCTGGATATCAACATTCCAAAGCTTCGATATCTTGATGACGTGATGCCCAAAAATGTGCATACACTTTATTCAACCGAAGGGAATATTCGTAATCTATTGCCTCTCACAGATTTAGTAATTGGAGCTGTTCTTATCCCCGGAGCAAAAGCGCCCAGCCTGATTCGCAAGGATATGCTAAAACTGATGCGGCCCGGAACAGTCATGGTGGATGTTGCTATTGACCAGGGGGGGTGTTTTGAAACATCAAAACCGACCACTCATGACGATCCTATTTATATTATTGATGATGTGGTTCACTACTGCGTGGCAAATATGCCGGGAGCTGTTCCGTATACATCCACATTAGGACTCACCAATGTAACAACTCCTTACGCCGTTCAAATTGCGAATAAAGGATGGAAACAAGCATTGACGGATGACCCTGAACTGAGAAAGGGATTGAACATTGTTGATGGCAAGATAGTCTACAAAGATGTCGCCGAAGCTTTTGGTATGGGCTACACGTCCATTGAAGAGGTGATTTAAATCTATCGCGGTTAAGAAACTTTCTTTTGATAAAAAAAAGCCCTGCACGAAGAACATGCAGGGCTTTTTTAAGTTCAGTAAGAAAATTATTTATCGATCTTCAACCGGAACCCATTCGAGATTTTTCTCACCTACATAAAGAGCACGCGGACGAATCAGGCGGTTGTTTTCTTTTTGTTCAAAGAAGTGAGCGGTCCATCCTGAAATACGGCTCATTGTAAAAATACAGGTGTACAAATCGGGTTTGATTCCAAGTGAATAATAGACCGTTGCAGAAAAGAAGTCTACATTGGGATCAATGCCTTTCTCATCTTTCATGGTTTTAACCATCGCTTCAGACCATTCATAGAGATATTCATGCCCGGTTTCTTCAGAAAGTTTTTTCGACATTTTTCGAAGATGTACGGCTCTTGGATCAAATGTTTTATAAACCCGGTGACCAAAACCCATCATTTTCTCTTTTTTGCTAAGTTTTTCTTTTGTGAAAGCGACCGGGTCTGCATCTTTTCCTTCTTTTTCCTCAAGGTCCAGAAGCATGTTCATAACGGCGGTATTGGCTCCACCATGAAGCGGGCCTTTCAGAGCTCCAATTGCTCCCGTTACTGCAGAGAACATATCAGACTGCGTAGCACAAATGGTTCTGGCTGTAAATGTTGATGCATTCATGCCATGCTCAGCGTGGATAACAAGGCAAAGATCCATTGTGCGCTCGGCTGCTTCGCCTGGTTCTTCACCATTCAACATGTAGAGGAAGTTGAATGCTGTACTCCCTTCATCCA
Proteins encoded:
- a CDS encoding M23 family metallopeptidase is translated as MTKKLIALVFLLSLFILIAMNWGNNEIRFPEKETITIQNLSEIPPSPGVDIYGLTTDNFEVLDDEIQRNESLYIVLNRNDVSPEKIFEIQQAAKGEVKLNRMMPGQKYRLYRDEEGVFAFVWHRTSTEFTTINWKDEITIENGEIPVETVIRTVSGTIHSSLASALMEQEISQKLVVELANIYAWTVDFYGLQMGDQFKAVYEDRYVNGEYIGIGKVRAAEFVHRGKELRAYFFDDGEQAGYYDNEGNSMRRVMMRVPFEYNPRISSSFSRNRYHPILKRNRPHYGTDYAAPTGTPILAAGDGIVTEAQRRGGNGNIVQIKHNSVYRTAYLHMSRFASGIRAGVRVKQGQVIGYVGQTGLATGPHLCYRLYKHDSPVNSVTYDFPPSEGLKDIYMDAYKTTMVRFDDMLNSLDAPEELAMN
- a CDS encoding citrate/2-methylcitrate synthase; protein product: MAEHNLQNIDLDKYPHINKGLDGIVAFSTTKSFIDGKSGDLIFSGYHIDTLAENATFEEVCFLLWNDRLPNEQELDDLHQKLRSERKLPEPVLTYIKTTRKTAEPMAVLRTAVSMLADFQDDSSDTMDHAIAVTAQIPTIIAAFDRARNDKDIIEPLDEGSTAFNFLYMLNGEEPGEAAERTMDLCLVIHAEHGMNASTFTARTICATQSDMFSAVTGAIGALKGPLHGGANTAVMNMLLDLEEKEGKDADPVAFTKEKLSKKEKMMGFGHRVYKTFDPRAVHLRKMSKKLSEETGHEYLYEWSEAMVKTMKDEKGIDPNVDFFSATVYYSLGIKPDLYTCIFTMSRISGWTAHFFEQKENNRLIRPRALYVGEKNLEWVPVEDR
- a CDS encoding vWA domain-containing protein; this encodes MSWANPEFFWLLILVPFYIGYKLWFVLTKKDPSLTFSSTKFFKELPGNYRAYLIWLTPILYIGAYVLLVMALARPQLQNSNIERNAEGIDIIISIDISSSMLAEDISPNRLAAAKSVASDFINERISDRIGINVFARESFTVVPPTLDHDLVKNMLESVNLGMVRDGTAIGMGIATSINRLRDSEAESKVIILLTDGMNNAGEIDPITAGEMAATFGIRIYTLGIGTRGTAPYPVDDPVFGRRYQNVEVNIDEEMLTQVANQTGGNYYRATDLQELIDIYDEIDRLEQSEIEEIIYIDYRELYPWYLGLGILVLLLGFLNERFFTRSPLFYS
- the ald gene encoding alanine dehydrogenase — translated: MIIGVPKEIKTHENRVSLQPAGVLQMKRNGHKVLVEKNAGLGSGFTNEMYEERGATIIDDVGKIWQEADMIMKVKEPIKVEYPRMREGQIIFTYFHFAASQELTEAVQNSGAIAIAYETVEKKDGSLPLLVPMSEVAGRMAAQEGAKYLEKATGGRGILMGGIPGVPPANVIVLGGGIVGINAAKIAAGMGANTTILDINIPKLRYLDDVMPKNVHTLYSTEGNIRNLLPLTDLVIGAVLIPGAKAPSLIRKDMLKLMRPGTVMVDVAIDQGGCFETSKPTTHDDPIYIIDDVVHYCVANMPGAVPYTSTLGLTNVTTPYAVQIANKGWKQALTDDPELRKGLNIVDGKIVYKDVAEAFGMGYTSIEEVI
- a CDS encoding DUF58 domain-containing protein, with translation MISKEILKKIRKLEIHTKGLVNNIFSGEYQTAFKGRGMEFSEVRAYTFGDDVRQIDWNVTARSSEPYIKVFEEEREQTLVLCVDISPSGFFGSHSQTKMELAIEICAVLAFSAIKNGDKVGLVLFSDKVEKVVPPKKGRTHVLRLIRELYTTEPQGKTTNIADALSYVNRLLTRRAILVLASDFQDQNFEKQHRITARKHDLVNLVINDKLEEDLPNIGIVPLRDAESGKEALVDTSSKKVREAYRKRVEDRKKVLAEYFLKNKMDSIDVYTNESYIQPLINFFQRRIRRF
- the mfd gene encoding transcription-repair coupling factor, which gives rise to MIDQITSAIQQNVGVSSQNIAEKLEGKAILEWKGFIGSSANFLLSNIRGKTQTLLYIAKDFEKAASVASDFENLGASNVYLFPPTRNKPYDQEKVVDMSVMVQRSEVLEMLSEKPSLTIIASVDAITEKLVPASQFYESSIHLKKGDEHAPAKLSEKLTEQGYRATRFVDAPGEFAIRGGIFDVFPFSGEYPVRLEFFGDEIDSIREFDPDSQRSIAFLNETRLVPNAATSESGDKDSLMSYLPKNSIIAAEDSDLIREQIQEHFEKATEIYEQLDQENHPKPSSEYLTTTEWDETIQNFGMILLGTFNQKIEPDESIQLKASPHPSFNGSFKLLKEFISDQTKKRNHTYILTDHENQKDRFENILGDSANNFRYTVLIQNLQEGFLLPENGLAILTDHQIFNRYHRPRINRKRVRGGISFKELKDLNIGDYVVHVDYGIGKFAGFKKIEVRGAVQEAAVLRYQEDSILYVNVSSLHKLQKYSGKEGKVPKITKLGSGEWARKKASTKKKVKDIAKDLIELYAKRKAQDAFEYSSDNAWQTEMEARFEFEETPDQMDAINAVKNDMESSQPMDRLVCGDVGFGKTEVAIRAAFKAVMDQKQVAVLVPTTILADQHYKTFSRRMEEYPVKVDVISRFRSKAEQKQIIEDLKEGKTDILIGTHRIVSKDIKFKDLGLMITDEEQRFGVTVKEKLKEFRASVDVLTLTATPIPRTLQFSLMGARDLSIINTPPPNRQPVYTEIHSYDEVLIRDAIIEEISRGGQVFFIHNRVKNIEEMAGMIRQLVPDIRVRFAHGQMSPAKLEKIIRDFYLNKFDVLVSTNIVENGIDIANANTIIINNANNFGLSELHQLRGRVGRSNRKAYCYLITPPVNTLTPEARKRLTALEEFSDLGSGFNIAMRDLDIRGAGDILGAEQSGYISDIGFELYTKILDDAVRELKETEYGSLFKHEEKKVDYPDTKVEFDLSAYLKNSYVEDSVERLNLYRKLSEAESLKQIDEWQEELEDRFGEMPDSGINLLKAAKIKLLASRLFFKKVTARSDRMWLLCPKNESKLGDHFYDTGLFQSTLKKIQSYKEHPYQVVQKNDAVTFVISNIPNVDAAISYLQKLQKTNVEETEPV